The genomic window AGCTGAGGAGCAGCACCTCGTCGCCGAGGTTCCGATGTCCCACCCAGCCGATGTAGCCGTAGACGGCGTGGGGCTGCCAGAACCGTGAAAGAGACGAGAACGTGCGGTAGCGCGACTGTCTCAGGATGGAGCCGAGTCGTGATACCGACCGCTCCACGGTGATCAGGGGATTCACGAGTCACCTTTCATCGACAAGCGACCGGAGCGGGGTTTTCCGCAATCGCGCAAGCAGGCAGATCACCTGCGATCGATGCGCTGAGCGCACGCGGGCCGCGCCGTTCGACTGCGGTCCGGCTCGACATCCGCCACAGTCGTACCAGCGCTCCGCACCGATCGGGGCAGGACGCAGCCGCCCGACTGCCCCCGTTCCCGTTGCACCCGAGCGACGATCCTGCCGCGCGCACGCGATAACTGCCGCGACAGTATCGCACCGCTATCCGCCGCGATTGCCCGCCCGCAACGTGCTTTTCCACCGAAGTCCGCTGCCCCGGTGCTGCGCATGATTTCTGCGCCCGCACTTGCTTCTCATGTCCACCCGACTCGCGTACGCCAATACGGCACAGCCCCGGAGAACAACGGACGTGTCCAGGCCGCCCCTGGCCCTGCTGGTCTGTCCGCACGAGTGGGCGGCGCGGTCCCTGGATACGATCCTCGGCCCGCAGGGCTTTGCCCTGCTGCACGCCTTCACCGGCGACCAGGCGCTCGAACGCGTGCGGGAGAGTGACCCCGACGTCGTGATCATCCACGGCGACATGCCGGACATGGATACCGAGCAGCTCTGCCTGCGGCTGACCGTGGACGGTGGCCTCTCACCGGCGGCCCCGGTGATCGCGTTCCACAGCACCCCCATCTCGCGCGAGGAGCGGCTCCGCCTGCTGGCCGCCGGCGCATGGGACGTGTTCGCACCCCTGGACGCCGAGGAGTTGCTGCTTCGTATCGAGCGTTCCATCCAGGGCAAGCTGGAGGCGGACCGCGCGCGCGAGAACGCGCTGCTCGACGCGGATACCTCTCTCTACAGCTGGCAGGGCATCGTCCGGCGCATGCGCGAGCTCGGCGCCGCCGCCGACCGCCACGGCCGCCCCCTGGCCTGCGTCGTCGTTACCTCCGGCGAGCCGCCGACTCCGGTCGACTCCGTCGAGTTCGCCCGCACGCTGCGCCACGTCACGCGCAGCTCCGACGTCGTAGGGCGCAGCGGGCCGGGCGAGTTTGTCATCATCACACCCGATACCGACGCGTCCGGCGCGCGCACCCTCGCCGAGCGCATTCGCACCGCCACGACCGCGACCGTGAGCGGCGCCGCGACGTACAGCATCGGCACGTATGGCGTGCGCGATCTGCGCGCCGCGCGGCTCGACCCGATGGAGCTGCTCGTTCGCGCTACTGTCCGCGCGCACGAGCCGGAGACCAACACCAGCTAGTACGCTGTCGAAACCGTGCGTTGTGACATAAGACGACGACGGTTCTTTCGTCTCAGGATACTTGACTGAAGATGTGACGTTGATTAGCTAAAAAGACGCGCCCGTTGGGCGTTCATCTCCTCCGCGCTGCCGGCGGCGCCCGACGGGCTCCGCCGCCCGTCTCAAATGCTCGATCCCCCTCGAGCGCGTCTTTCTCCCACTGTCTGGTATCACGGTTTCACAAGGACAGGGAGTCCCTCATGCCCGTGTTCACACCGGTCGAGTCCCCGCGAACTGCTGTGTCGCTGGACGAGACCCAGAAGTCCGGCATCCGTATCCTCATCGTCGAGGACGAGTCCACACTGCGCGAGACCTGTGCGACCATGCTGGGTCTGCAGGGCTACAACGTGCAGGCCACGGGCAAGGGTGAGGAGGCCCTCGAGTGGATCCAGCGACGTGAGTACGACGTCATGCTGCTGGATCTGTACATGGCGCACGTTCCTGGCATGGACATCCTGAAAGCTGCGCTTACGCAGCGGCCGGAAACACTTGCCATCATGATGACGGGCAACCCGAGCATGGCGTCCAATGTCGAGGCGCTGGAGCTCGGCGCCTGGGATTACCTGCCCAAGCCGTTTTCCGCGACCCACCTGGAGCTGCTGATCGAGCGCGCTGCGTACACCGTTCTGCAGCAGCGGCAGGGCACACCGATGCCGCCGCCGGCGGGTGGGAGGCACAGGATTGCTGCCGACCAGGAGCTCCCGCTGATCGGCAACTCCCCCGCGTTCGTCGGTGCGCTGGAGCTTGCACGCAAGGTCGCGCGCAGCAACGCATCGGTGTTCCTGACCGGTGAGAGCGGCAGCGGCAAGGAGCTGTTCGCGCAGTTCATTCACCAGCACAGTCGCGCCGCGGCTCGCCCGCTGGTCGCGATCAACTGCGCCGCGCTGCCGGAGCCGCTGCTCGAGTCGGAGATGTTCGGGCACTGCAAGGGCGCCTTCACCGGCGCAGTACGCGACCGGCCGGGTCTGTTCGAGACCGCGGATGGTGGCACGCTCTTCCTGGACGAGCTGACGGAGATGTCGCAGGCCATCCAGGCGAAGCTGCTGCGCGTCATCCAGGACGGCGTCGTGCGCCGCGTCGGCAGCAGCACTGCGGATGCCACGGTCAACGTCCGCTTCATCGCCGCGACGAACCGCGACCCGGCGCAGGCGGTGCGGGAAGGACGACTTCGATCGGACCTGTATTACCGGTTGCGCGTCGTTCCCATCCGCGTCCCCCCACTGCGTGAGCGCGGGGCGGACATCCCACTCCTCGCCGATCATTTCCTGAAGAAGTTCTGGGAGCGCGACTACCCGAGGGAGCCGGCGCCGCATTTCGGCGCGGGCGCGATCCAGGCACTGCTGACACACACCTGGCC from Longimicrobiales bacterium includes these protein-coding regions:
- a CDS encoding sigma-54 dependent transcriptional regulator, encoding MPVFTPVESPRTAVSLDETQKSGIRILIVEDESTLRETCATMLGLQGYNVQATGKGEEALEWIQRREYDVMLLDLYMAHVPGMDILKAALTQRPETLAIMMTGNPSMASNVEALELGAWDYLPKPFSATHLELLIERAAYTVLQQRQGTPMPPPAGGRHRIAADQELPLIGNSPAFVGALELARKVARSNASVFLTGESGSGKELFAQFIHQHSRAAARPLVAINCAALPEPLLESEMFGHCKGAFTGAVRDRPGLFETADGGTLFLDELTEMSQAIQAKLLRVIQDGVVRRVGSSTADATVNVRFIAATNRDPAQAVREGRLRSDLYYRLRVVPIRVPPLRERGADIPLLADHFLKKFWERDYPREPAPHFGAGAIQALLTHTWPGNVRELQNVVEHTVVLAEPGSEIRADEVPFIAEDETGSGTLNSDLVRVRALTQPYHEAREQVLSDFERSYLVSLVDRAKGNMSRAARLAGVDRTTLYRLVEKHSLERDNSLRSR
- a CDS encoding response regulator encodes the protein MSRPPLALLVCPHEWAARSLDTILGPQGFALLHAFTGDQALERVRESDPDVVIIHGDMPDMDTEQLCLRLTVDGGLSPAAPVIAFHSTPISREERLRLLAAGAWDVFAPLDAEELLLRIERSIQGKLEADRARENALLDADTSLYSWQGIVRRMRELGAAADRHGRPLACVVVTSGEPPTPVDSVEFARTLRHVTRSSDVVGRSGPGEFVIITPDTDASGARTLAERIRTATTATVSGAATYSIGTYGVRDLRAARLDPMELLVRATVRAHEPETNTS